A genome region from Natronobeatus ordinarius includes the following:
- a CDS encoding type II toxin-antitoxin system HicB family antitoxin, giving the protein MSNESPDGEEVGTVTITLEEGVLYVATDEETGVSSQGHSKAEALENLAGALEVYEESTTETEDGWL; this is encoded by the coding sequence ATGAGCAACGAATCCCCGGACGGTGAGGAGGTCGGCACAGTCACGATCACCCTCGAGGAGGGCGTCCTCTACGTGGCGACCGACGAGGAGACCGGCGTCTCGAGTCAGGGTCACTCGAAAGCCGAGGCGCTCGAGAACCTCGCGGGAGCGCTCGAGGTGTACGAGGAGTCGACGACGGAGACGGAAGACGGCTGGCTCTGA
- a CDS encoding dihydrolipoyl dehydrogenase produces MEEYDLVVLGGGSGSQVATAAAEADWDAAVVEPGPLGGACITRGCVPSKALVHRADVLEEIRRAGRFGIDAEVRDVDFGSITESVHETVYAKADRQRATLEGASNVTLYDGAGRFVDDRTIAVEDEDGTELGRLHGEHVVIAVGSRPTTPPIDGLETLEYLTSDDALFLKERPDELVIVGGGYIGAELGHVFDAFGTDVSIVGRSEVLLPREDRDVSRTVTAALEDRFAVYTGHEATAVEARGDGVAVTVEADDEATELTADEVLVAAGRTPNTDTLALEHTTIETDDRGYVETDAFLRTDAEDVWALGDVLGEEPYKHAADYEARCVSTNVLEDTQRTVDYDAMPHAIFTSPQVASVGRTEAELEDEGLEFESTTVPYDAAPLGLLLEEPESLVKVLAGSDGEILGCHVVGQEASTLIHEVVVVMGRGGRTVDDVADTVHVHPALSEVLLTAFDELSTRPYSTAPDWRETAEE; encoded by the coding sequence ATGGAGGAGTACGATCTCGTCGTCCTCGGCGGCGGCTCGGGATCGCAGGTCGCAACGGCGGCGGCCGAGGCGGACTGGGACGCGGCCGTCGTCGAACCCGGCCCGCTCGGCGGCGCGTGTATCACCAGAGGCTGCGTCCCCTCGAAGGCGCTCGTCCACCGCGCGGACGTGCTCGAGGAGATCCGCCGTGCGGGACGGTTCGGCATCGACGCCGAGGTTCGGGACGTCGACTTCGGGTCGATCACCGAATCGGTCCACGAGACCGTCTACGCAAAGGCCGACCGCCAGCGGGCGACCCTCGAGGGCGCGTCGAACGTGACGCTTTACGACGGCGCGGGGCGGTTCGTCGACGATCGGACGATCGCCGTGGAAGACGAAGACGGGACCGAGCTCGGGCGACTCCACGGGGAGCACGTCGTGATCGCCGTGGGCTCGCGGCCGACGACGCCCCCGATCGACGGCCTCGAGACGCTCGAGTACCTCACCAGCGACGACGCGCTGTTTCTCAAGGAGCGTCCCGACGAGCTCGTGATCGTCGGCGGCGGCTACATCGGCGCCGAGCTGGGACACGTCTTCGACGCCTTCGGGACCGACGTCTCGATCGTCGGCCGGAGCGAGGTCCTCCTCCCGCGCGAGGACCGCGACGTGAGTCGGACGGTAACGGCGGCACTCGAGGACCGCTTCGCGGTCTACACGGGTCACGAGGCGACGGCGGTCGAAGCGCGCGGCGACGGGGTCGCCGTCACCGTCGAAGCCGACGACGAGGCGACCGAACTTACCGCCGACGAGGTGCTCGTGGCGGCGGGCCGGACGCCGAACACGGACACGCTCGCGCTCGAGCACACCACCATCGAGACCGACGACCGGGGGTACGTCGAGACCGACGCGTTCTTGCGGACCGACGCCGAGGACGTCTGGGCGCTCGGCGACGTCCTGGGCGAGGAGCCGTACAAGCACGCCGCCGACTACGAGGCGCGATGCGTGTCGACGAACGTCCTCGAAGACACCCAGCGAACGGTCGACTACGACGCCATGCCCCACGCGATCTTCACGAGCCCGCAGGTCGCGAGCGTCGGCCGAACGGAGGCCGAACTCGAGGACGAGGGCCTCGAGTTCGAGTCGACGACGGTGCCCTACGACGCCGCGCCGCTGGGGCTGCTCCTCGAGGAGCCGGAGAGCCTCGTGAAGGTGCTCGCAGGGTCCGACGGCGAGATCCTGGGCTGTCACGTCGTCGGCCAGGAGGCGTCGACGCTGATCCACGAAGTTGTCGTCGTGATGGGCCGCGGGGGCAGAACGGTCGACGACGTCGCTGATACCGTGCACGTCCACCCGGCGCTCTCTGAGGTCCTGTTGACGGCATTCGACGAACTGTCGACGCGACCGTACTCGACCGCACCCGACTGGCGAGAGACGGCGGAGGAGTGA
- the ftsY gene encoding signal recognition particle-docking protein FtsY → MFDSLKKKLGSFRKDVEETAEEKAEPVDEEELEELADADAETLEADADTETLEADDHESAASERADTEDRDPVEADPAATDPVEEPSATAEAVAMDASQPESAAETEPTPEPDATEPESPSDADPDLDVEAEPAADDGSDEDADEDADTDEDGGRSLGFGYKAKSLVRGKFVIEEDDLEGPLHELELALLSSDVEMSVAEEILDNIREELIGETRTFTTSTGEVVEDALKEAIYDVISVGQFDFDERVAIEDKPLVIVFTGVNGVGKTTSIAKLSQYFEERGYSTVMANGDTYRAGANEQIREHAEALGTKLITHEQGGDPAAVLYDAVEYAEANDVDVVLGDTAGRLHTNEGLMDQLEKIGRVVDPDMTLFVDEAVAGQDAVNRAREFNEAIEVDGAILTKADADSNGGAAISIAHVTGKPILFLGVGQGYDDVERFDPEEMVDRLLEEE, encoded by the coding sequence ATGTTCGATAGCCTGAAAAAGAAACTCGGGAGCTTCCGGAAAGACGTCGAGGAGACGGCTGAAGAGAAGGCCGAACCCGTCGACGAGGAGGAACTCGAGGAGCTTGCGGACGCCGATGCGGAGACGCTCGAGGCGGACGCGGACACGGAGACGCTCGAGGCGGACGACCACGAATCGGCCGCATCCGAGCGAGCCGACACCGAGGATCGCGACCCGGTCGAGGCCGATCCGGCGGCCACCGACCCCGTCGAGGAGCCGTCGGCGACGGCCGAGGCGGTCGCGATGGACGCCTCGCAGCCCGAGAGCGCCGCAGAGACCGAGCCGACGCCGGAGCCCGACGCGACCGAGCCCGAGTCGCCCTCGGACGCCGACCCCGACCTCGACGTGGAAGCCGAGCCGGCGGCCGACGACGGCAGCGACGAGGACGCCGACGAAGACGCCGACACCGACGAGGACGGGGGTCGATCGCTCGGCTTCGGCTACAAGGCGAAGTCACTCGTCCGCGGGAAGTTCGTCATCGAGGAAGACGACCTCGAGGGACCGTTACACGAACTCGAGCTCGCGTTGCTCTCGAGTGACGTCGAGATGAGCGTCGCCGAGGAGATCCTCGACAACATCCGCGAGGAACTGATCGGCGAGACCCGGACGTTTACCACCTCGACGGGCGAGGTCGTCGAAGACGCCCTCAAAGAGGCGATCTACGACGTGATCAGCGTCGGTCAGTTCGACTTCGACGAACGGGTAGCGATCGAGGACAAACCCCTGGTGATCGTCTTCACCGGCGTCAACGGCGTCGGCAAGACGACCTCGATCGCGAAGCTCTCGCAGTACTTCGAGGAGCGCGGCTACTCGACCGTGATGGCCAACGGCGACACCTACCGTGCGGGGGCGAACGAGCAGATCCGCGAGCACGCCGAGGCGCTCGGGACGAAGCTCATCACCCACGAGCAGGGTGGCGACCCCGCCGCCGTGCTGTACGACGCCGTCGAGTACGCCGAGGCCAACGACGTCGACGTCGTCCTCGGGGACACGGCGGGGCGACTCCACACGAACGAGGGGCTGATGGACCAACTCGAGAAGATCGGTCGCGTCGTCGACCCCGACATGACGTTGTTCGTCGACGAGGCGGTGGCGGGCCAGGACGCGGTCAACCGCGCCCGGGAGTTCAACGAGGCCATCGAGGTAGACGGCGCAATCTTGACGAAAGCGGACGCCGACTCCAACGGCGGCGCGGCGATCTCGATCGCCCACGTTACCGGCAAGCCGATTCTGTTCCTCGGTGTCGGCCAGGGCTACGACGACGTCGAGCGGTTCGATCCCGAGGAGATGGTCGATCGACTCCTCGAGGAGGAGTAA
- the pfdA gene encoding prefoldin subunit alpha — translation MSGQQELQAISQELQELQGHIESLQGVVETIREEQRAVDEAITAVETLETDSVVQVPLGGGAYARATIEDIDAVIVELGADYAAEFEQDGAVSALEMKNDRLDDRIAEVTERISELEAESTRLEGQAQQLQQQALQQQLQGMQGQGQERDE, via the coding sequence ATGAGCGGTCAACAGGAACTGCAGGCGATCTCCCAGGAACTTCAGGAGCTGCAAGGTCACATCGAGAGCCTCCAGGGCGTCGTCGAAACCATCCGCGAAGAACAGCGCGCAGTCGACGAGGCGATCACCGCCGTCGAGACGCTCGAGACGGACTCGGTCGTCCAGGTCCCCCTCGGGGGCGGGGCGTACGCCCGTGCGACCATCGAGGACATCGACGCCGTCATCGTCGAACTCGGGGCTGACTACGCCGCGGAGTTCGAACAGGACGGGGCCGTCTCCGCACTCGAGATGAAAAACGACCGGCTCGACGACCGCATCGCCGAGGTGACCGAACGCATCTCCGAACTCGAAGCCGAGAGTACCCGGCTCGAGGGCCAGGCCCAGCAGCTCCAGCAGCAAGCACTCCAGCAGCAACTGCAGGGAATGCAGGGACAGGGGCAAGAGCGCGACGAGTAA
- a CDS encoding twin-arginine translocation signal domain-containing protein, whose product MNRRTFLTKLGVGTATGGAALATTNAVAAETDDDYQLELEPGTTVSFAETYFGESFIYAPLSDGSTYYLFLNRNGCCQVDQVVMVLADTGEVLYLESLDGVLYTVDEIGEMADRIGEMADRIVYTEELIVETEYLIVDVIKYTQDSTLEFVDMLNPLSYA is encoded by the coding sequence ATGAATCGAAGGACATTCCTCACGAAACTCGGCGTCGGCACCGCCACCGGCGGAGCCGCCCTCGCGACGACGAACGCCGTTGCGGCCGAAACCGACGACGACTATCAGCTCGAGCTGGAGCCAGGAACGACCGTCTCGTTCGCCGAGACGTATTTCGGCGAATCGTTCATCTACGCGCCGCTTTCCGACGGCAGCACCTACTACCTGTTCCTGAACCGGAACGGCTGCTGTCAGGTCGACCAGGTTGTCATGGTACTCGCGGATACTGGCGAAGTGCTATACCTCGAGAGTCTCGACGGCGTGCTGTACACCGTCGACGAGATCGGCGAGATGGCCGACCGGATCGGCGAGATGGCCGATCGAATCGTCTACACCGAGGAACTCATCGTCGAGACGGAGTACCTCATCGTCGACGTCATCAAATACACACAGGACAGCACGCTCGAGTTCGTCGACATGCTGAACCCGCTCAGCTACGCGTGA
- a CDS encoding translation initiation factor IF-6, with protein MLRAAFAGSAYVGVFARATNDCALVRPDVDDDLRAELEDELEVPVHPTTVGGASTVGALATGNENGLLVSSRVLDYERERLEELVELPIAELPGSINAAGNVVLANDYGAYVHSDLTREAIQVVKETLEVPVDRGDLAGVRTVGTAAVATNAGVLCHPKATDAELDHLEDVLDVRADVGTINYGAPLVGSGLIANESGYVVGEDTTGPELGRIEDALGYI; from the coding sequence TTGCTCCGCGCCGCCTTCGCCGGCTCGGCGTACGTCGGCGTCTTCGCACGCGCGACGAACGACTGCGCCCTCGTCCGGCCCGACGTCGACGACGACCTGCGCGCCGAACTCGAGGACGAACTCGAGGTTCCCGTCCATCCGACGACCGTCGGGGGCGCCTCGACGGTCGGCGCGCTCGCCACCGGCAACGAGAACGGCCTGCTCGTCAGCAGCCGTGTTCTCGACTACGAGCGCGAGCGCCTCGAGGAGCTCGTCGAGCTCCCGATCGCCGAACTCCCGGGCAGTATCAACGCCGCTGGAAACGTCGTCCTCGCGAACGACTACGGGGCCTACGTCCACTCCGACCTCACCCGGGAAGCGATCCAGGTCGTCAAAGAGACGCTCGAGGTGCCCGTCGACCGGGGCGACCTCGCGGGCGTTCGCACGGTCGGCACTGCCGCCGTCGCGACCAACGCGGGCGTGCTCTGTCACCCGAAGGCGACCGACGCCGAACTCGATCATCTCGAGGACGTCCTCGACGTCCGCGCCGACGTCGGCACGATCAACTACGGCGCGCCACTCGTCGGTTCGGGCCTGATCGCCAACGAGTCGGGCTACGTCGTCGGGGAGGACACGACGGGCCCGGAACTGGGCCGGATCGAGGACGCGCTGGGCTACATCTGA
- a CDS encoding 50S ribosomal protein L31e — protein sequence MSASDFEERVVTVPLRDVKAGANHEAADRAMTIVRAHLAKHFAVDEGAIRLDPSINEAIWANGRSNPPRKLRVRAARFDEAGESVVEAEFAE from the coding sequence ATGAGTGCAAGTGATTTCGAAGAGCGGGTCGTCACGGTCCCGCTCCGAGACGTGAAAGCTGGAGCGAACCACGAGGCGGCCGACCGGGCGATGACGATCGTCCGCGCACACCTCGCGAAACACTTCGCGGTCGACGAAGGAGCGATCCGGCTCGACCCCTCGATCAACGAGGCCATCTGGGCGAACGGCCGCTCGAACCCACCACGGAAGCTCCGCGTCCGCGCGGCACGCTTCGACGAGGCGGGCGAATCGGTCGTCGAAGCCGAATTCGCCGAGTAA
- a CDS encoding 50S ribosomal protein L39e, producing the protein MGKKSKGKKKRLAKLEKQNSRVPAWVMLKTDMNTVRNHKQRNWRRSDTDE; encoded by the coding sequence ATGGGCAAGAAGTCGAAGGGCAAGAAAAAGCGGCTTGCCAAACTCGAGAAGCAGAACAGCCGGGTTCCGGCGTGGGTCATGCTGAAGACCGACATGAACACGGTGCGAAACCACAAGCAGCGCAACTGGCGGCGCAGCGACACTGACGAATAA
- a CDS encoding thiamine pyrophosphate-binding protein encodes MKVANEIITCLVSNDIETLFGIPGKQSLPLNESISERDDIEFVMARHETAVSHQAWGYAETSGKLAATVVIPGPGDMNAMNGLKNALNDCTPLVHIAVETEPEIRGGDGIHETPPDTYDNVVKENVTVETPQSTVAELQRAIDVARTPPMGPVRVGIPKNFLKMDVELAEPGETERRSVATAPGTKVERAADLLADASAPIVIAGGGVRASNASDELRRVAERLEAPVVLTYKGKAVFPDDHELAGGVLCGATGTAQKALIAESDAALAVGTDLDAVTMQHWTIDIPSDLVHVTLEASDVGRGYEPAVGIVADAEQTLEALDDALADRSIDGTGGERARAARDAVDDRLSALRAVTDAPLTSVSALEAIREGTPRDAIVAVDAGGFRLWGLLTFPTYEPRKYVNPGSWATMGSGLPSAIGAKKANPDQDVVALTGDGGLLMCLHELHTLVGEGIDVTVVVLNNSDYAIISEEAGRNYRMEPGEYGWESAPVSYATVAEGLGLEAMRAETTDDVAATVAEAIDSEGPTLVEIPTDPAEPQASVFMNE; translated from the coding sequence ATGAAGGTTGCTAACGAGATTATCACGTGTCTGGTGTCGAACGACATCGAGACGCTGTTTGGAATCCCCGGGAAGCAGTCGCTGCCGCTGAACGAGAGCATCAGCGAACGAGACGACATCGAGTTCGTCATGGCCCGACACGAGACCGCCGTCTCACACCAGGCGTGGGGATACGCGGAGACGAGTGGGAAGCTGGCTGCGACGGTCGTCATCCCCGGACCCGGAGACATGAACGCGATGAACGGGCTGAAGAACGCGTTGAACGACTGCACGCCGCTCGTACACATCGCGGTCGAGACCGAACCCGAGATCCGGGGCGGGGACGGGATTCACGAGACGCCGCCGGACACCTACGACAACGTCGTTAAAGAGAACGTCACCGTCGAGACGCCCCAGAGCACCGTCGCCGAACTGCAACGGGCGATCGACGTGGCGCGCACGCCCCCGATGGGTCCCGTCCGCGTCGGAATTCCGAAAAACTTCCTCAAGATGGACGTCGAGCTCGCCGAACCCGGCGAGACCGAGCGACGATCGGTCGCCACCGCTCCCGGAACGAAGGTCGAACGCGCCGCCGACCTCCTCGCGGACGCGTCGGCACCGATCGTCATCGCCGGTGGCGGCGTCCGAGCGTCGAACGCGAGCGACGAACTGCGACGCGTCGCCGAGCGCCTCGAGGCGCCGGTCGTGCTCACGTACAAGGGGAAGGCGGTGTTTCCCGACGATCACGAGCTCGCCGGCGGCGTCCTCTGTGGCGCCACCGGGACGGCCCAGAAAGCGCTCATCGCCGAGTCGGACGCCGCGCTGGCCGTCGGCACCGACCTCGACGCGGTGACCATGCAACACTGGACGATCGACATCCCGTCCGACCTCGTTCACGTGACGCTCGAGGCGAGCGACGTCGGGAGAGGCTACGAGCCGGCAGTCGGCATCGTCGCCGACGCCGAACAGACGCTCGAGGCGCTCGACGACGCCCTCGCCGACCGATCGATCGACGGCACTGGGGGAGAGCGCGCACGAGCGGCGCGCGACGCGGTCGACGACCGGCTCTCGGCGTTGCGCGCGGTGACGGACGCGCCCCTGACGTCCGTGAGCGCGCTCGAGGCGATCCGGGAGGGGACGCCCCGCGACGCCATCGTCGCCGTCGACGCCGGTGGGTTCCGACTGTGGGGGCTTCTCACGTTCCCGACGTACGAACCACGAAAGTACGTCAATCCGGGCTCGTGGGCGACGATGGGGTCGGGGCTGCCCTCGGCGATCGGTGCGAAGAAGGCGAACCCAGACCAGGACGTGGTGGCGCTCACCGGCGACGGTGGGTTGCTCATGTGTCTGCACGAGCTCCACACGCTGGTTGGTGAAGGGATCGACGTGACGGTGGTCGTGCTGAACAACAGCGACTACGCGATCATCAGCGAGGAGGCGGGCCGAAACTACCGGATGGAGCCGGGAGAGTACGGGTGGGAGTCGGCGCCGGTCTCGTACGCGACGGTTGCAGAGGGGCTCGGACTGGAGGCGATGCGCGCCGAAACCACCGACGACGTCGCGGCGACCGTCGCCGAGGCGATCGACAGCGAGGGGCCGACGCTCGTCGAGATCCCGACCGATCCAGCGGAGCCCCAGGCGAGCGTCTTCATGAACGAGTAG
- the tmk gene encoding dTMP kinase: MLVTLEGIDGSGKTTVWEALHDTYPDATFTREPTTSWYGDAVYRSIADDDADPLAELFLYTADHADHLSRLIEPALEAGDLVISDRYSDSRYAYQGATLEGVLADPVQYVMDVHRPFTIDPDLTIYFDLGPETAAERAGATNKFEHAEYLASVRENYERLLERDLDRFVRVDASRSPDAVLERVEDELESALESTAGE; this comes from the coding sequence ATGCTCGTCACGCTCGAGGGGATCGACGGCAGCGGCAAGACGACGGTCTGGGAGGCGCTTCACGACACGTACCCGGACGCGACGTTCACCCGCGAGCCAACGACCTCGTGGTACGGCGACGCCGTCTACCGCTCGATCGCCGACGACGACGCCGACCCCCTCGCCGAACTCTTCCTCTACACCGCCGACCACGCCGATCACCTCTCGCGGCTGATCGAACCCGCCCTCGAAGCCGGCGACCTCGTCATCTCTGACCGCTATTCGGACTCCCGGTACGCCTACCAGGGGGCGACCCTCGAGGGCGTCCTCGCCGATCCAGTGCAGTACGTGATGGACGTCCACCGCCCGTTCACGATCGACCCCGACCTGACGATCTACTTCGACCTCGGCCCGGAAACGGCGGCCGAACGTGCGGGGGCGACCAACAAGTTCGAACACGCGGAGTATCTCGCGTCGGTTCGCGAGAACTACGAACGGCTACTCGAGCGCGATCTCGACCGGTTCGTTCGCGTCGACGCCAGCCGGTCGCCCGACGCGGTGCTCGAGCGCGTCGAGGACGAACTCGAGTCGGCCCTCGAGTCGACGGCCGGGGAGTGA
- a CDS encoding complex I NDUFA9 subunit family protein, with product MKVLVAGGTGFIGRHLCAELVDRGHEVTALARDPDVSGLPAGVKTAMGDATAYDSIAGPVADHDAVVNLVSLSPLFEPPAGTSHEEVHLGGTENLVRAAEAGGTSRFVQMSGLDADPNAKTAYLRAKGKAEQVVRESNLEWTIVRPSVVFGEGEEFVPFTKKLTTPYVTGLPGGGETRFQPIYVDDLVPMLADALEVDDHVGQTYEVAGPQVVTLADVAELAYEAEGKSVSVLPVPMPVAKLGLAVAGPIPFVPFGPDQARSLELDNTVIENDVTAFGRTEAELTTLREYLGIDRPVAARGGS from the coding sequence ATGAAGGTACTCGTCGCGGGCGGAACCGGATTCATCGGACGGCACCTCTGTGCGGAGCTGGTCGACCGGGGCCACGAGGTGACGGCGCTCGCACGCGATCCCGACGTATCGGGCCTTCCCGCAGGAGTGAAGACCGCGATGGGTGACGCAACCGCGTACGACTCGATCGCGGGGCCGGTCGCCGACCACGACGCGGTCGTCAACCTCGTCTCGCTCTCGCCGCTGTTCGAGCCCCCGGCGGGAACCTCCCACGAGGAGGTCCACCTCGGCGGAACCGAGAACCTCGTGCGCGCCGCCGAGGCGGGCGGTACGTCGCGATTCGTCCAGATGAGCGGCCTCGACGCGGACCCGAACGCGAAGACGGCCTATCTCCGGGCGAAGGGGAAGGCCGAGCAGGTCGTTCGCGAGTCGAACCTCGAGTGGACGATCGTTCGGCCCTCGGTGGTCTTCGGCGAGGGCGAGGAGTTCGTCCCGTTCACGAAAAAGCTGACGACGCCGTACGTGACCGGCCTGCCGGGTGGCGGGGAGACGCGTTTTCAGCCCATCTACGTGGACGACCTCGTCCCGATGCTCGCGGACGCCCTCGAGGTCGACGACCACGTCGGGCAGACCTACGAGGTGGCCGGCCCACAGGTGGTGACGCTCGCTGACGTGGCGGAACTCGCCTACGAGGCCGAAGGGAAGTCCGTGTCAGTGCTCCCGGTCCCGATGCCGGTGGCGAAACTCGGGCTCGCGGTCGCGGGCCCGATTCCGTTCGTCCCGTTCGGCCCCGACCAGGCGCGTTCGCTCGAGCTCGACAACACCGTCATCGAGAACGACGTGACCGCTTTCGGCCGGACCGAAGCAGAACTGACGACGCTCCGTGAGTACCTCGGCATCGACCGTCCAGTCGCAGCTCGCGGCGGAAGCTGA
- a CDS encoding tubulin/FtsZ family protein: protein MKLAMIGFGQAGGKIVDRFLGYDERTGSKIVRAAIAVNSAKADLMGLEKIPQENRVLIGQARVKGHGVGADNELGAEIAEEDIDEIQNAIDQIPTHEVDAFLIVAGMGGGTGSGGAPVLAKHLKRIYTIPVYGLGVLPGTDEGGIYTLNAARSFQTFVREVDNLMVFDNDSWRSAGESVEGGYDQINEEIVRRFGILFGAGEVGEGQDVAESVVDSSEIINTLSGGGVSTVGYASEEVDLNTGGGLLSRFTNNGGGGIDDELDAANTTNRITSLVRKAALGRLTLPCEIEGAERALLVLAGPSEYLNRKGIERGRKWLEEETGSMEVRGGDFPREVPEVSAAILLAGVTNVPRIKRLQQVAIEAQDNIEEIQAESQENLESLVDDGEDELEPLF from the coding sequence ATGAAGCTGGCGATGATCGGATTCGGACAGGCCGGTGGGAAAATCGTCGATCGATTTCTCGGGTACGACGAGCGAACGGGTAGCAAGATCGTCCGTGCGGCGATCGCCGTCAACTCGGCGAAAGCAGACCTCATGGGTCTCGAGAAGATCCCACAGGAGAATCGCGTCCTCATCGGCCAGGCCCGGGTGAAGGGCCACGGCGTCGGTGCGGACAACGAACTCGGCGCGGAGATCGCCGAGGAGGACATTGACGAGATCCAGAACGCGATCGATCAGATCCCGACCCACGAAGTCGACGCGTTCCTGATCGTCGCCGGGATGGGCGGCGGAACGGGCTCGGGCGGTGCGCCCGTCCTCGCGAAACACCTCAAGCGCATCTACACCATCCCGGTCTACGGACTCGGCGTCCTGCCGGGAACGGACGAAGGTGGCATCTACACGCTGAACGCCGCCCGCTCGTTCCAGACGTTCGTCCGCGAGGTGGACAACCTGATGGTGTTCGATAACGACTCCTGGCGCAGCGCCGGCGAGTCCGTCGAGGGCGGCTACGACCAGATCAACGAGGAGATCGTTCGTCGCTTCGGCATCCTCTTTGGCGCCGGCGAGGTCGGCGAGGGACAGGACGTCGCCGAGAGCGTCGTCGACTCTTCGGAGATCATCAACACGCTCTCGGGCGGCGGCGTCTCCACTGTCGGCTACGCCTCCGAAGAAGTCGATCTCAACACCGGCGGAGGGCTCCTCTCTCGGTTCACGAACAACGGTGGCGGCGGGATCGACGACGAACTCGACGCCGCGAACACGACGAACCGCATCACGAGCCTCGTGCGCAAGGCCGCCCTCGGGCGACTCACCCTCCCCTGTGAGATCGAAGGAGCCGAGCGCGCCCTGCTCGTTCTCGCCGGGCCGAGTGAGTACCTGAACCGGAAAGGAATTGAGCGCGGCCGGAAGTGGCTCGAAGAGGAAACCGGCAGCATGGAGGTCCGTGGTGGCGACTTCCCCCGGGAGGTTCCGGAGGTATCCGCGGCAATCCTGCTCGCCGGCGTCACGAACGTCCCGCGCATCAAACGCCTCCAGCAGGTCGCGATCGAAGCCCAGGACAACATCGAAGAGATCCAGGCCGAAAGTCAGGAGAACCTAGAGAGCCTCGTCGACGACGGCGAGGACGAACTCGAGCCGTTGTTCTAA
- the cofC gene encoding 2-phospho-L-lactate guanylyltransferase — protein sequence MHVVVPFAVDAPKTRLSSVLEPRERVAFARAMLADVQSAIRQTGREPTVLATAPADVESPVVVDDRPLDDAVNAVLASATEPVAVVMADLALATSDALEGLFAADGDVVLVPGRGGGTNAFVARHPAFRVDYHGASYRDHRRIAHDLDAELETVDSFRLSTDVDEPADLVEVLLHGGERSRTFLEDAGFRLETTDGRVTVSRDTDRNAAIDSRGNST from the coding sequence ATGCACGTCGTCGTTCCGTTCGCCGTCGACGCGCCGAAGACGCGCCTTTCGTCCGTCCTCGAGCCACGCGAGCGCGTCGCGTTCGCTCGAGCAATGCTCGCGGACGTCCAGTCGGCGATCCGGCAAACGGGACGCGAACCGACGGTGCTGGCGACGGCTCCCGCCGACGTCGAGTCGCCGGTCGTCGTCGACGACCGGCCGCTCGACGACGCAGTCAACGCCGTCCTCGCGTCGGCGACGGAGCCGGTCGCGGTCGTGATGGCCGACCTCGCGCTGGCGACGTCCGATGCGCTCGAGGGACTGTTCGCGGCCGACGGCGACGTCGTACTCGTGCCGGGACGCGGCGGCGGCACGAACGCGTTCGTCGCCCGCCACCCGGCGTTTCGCGTCGACTACCACGGCGCCTCCTACCGGGATCATCGGCGGATCGCGCACGACCTCGACGCCGAGCTCGAGACGGTGGACTCGTTTCGACTCTCGACCGACGTCGACGAACCCGCCGACCTCGTCGAGGTGCTCCTCCACGGCGGGGAGCGCTCGCGGACGTTCCTCGAGGACGCTGGCTTTCGCCTGGAGACGACCGATGGTCGGGTGACGGTGAGTCGAGACACCGATCGAAACGCGGCTATCGACTCACGGGGGAACTCGACGTGA